From the genome of uncultured Bacteroides sp.:
ATTTTTTTATTTCATTTTATTATCATTACTTTGTTGCTTAATATAGAAAAAAAACAACCAAAACAAAAAAAAATAAGACCTTATAAAAGCCATAAAAAGCTTGCAAGATTAATGAAAGGCAAATAATAGCGAATAATATTTCATAAAAGTGATATAAGATGAAAAAAAATCGAATTAGTTCTTTGAGCTTTCTTTCGCGGTTCTTCTTTTTAATGTTAACTCCTGTATTTTTTCAGTACTTTGCCCTCGGATTCATTTGGCATTCTATTTACTGGGGAGCTGTGACATTGGTTATGATTATATGGGTAACATTCCTGCTGCTGACACCTATATTCGGGCGCATTGGATGCGGATGGTTTTGCTTTATGGGAACAGCATACGACTGTGTTCGCCATGCAAGAAAGCCAAAAGCAGAATACCGTAAGACAATAACATGGCTTCGTGTGCTTATGCTGACTATATTCTTCACCTCTGCTTTTGCATTCTTTTACCTGAACATACAGCGCGGAATAATTAACGGATTCCATTTCAATACATTCAGACTAGAAGCCAGTTTTAACAGACATTACTGTTTGGTATGGTGCGTGGATGTTGGAATGGCAAGTCTGACAGCACTTTTTACAAATAAGCGGTGGGGATGCCGTAATATATGTATATTCGGATTACCAGCCTCATATCTCGCAAAATATTCAAGACTTGTTCCTATAGTCGATACAGAAAAATGCGTAAACTGCGGATTGTGCGAGGCTGATTGCAGAACGGGGGTGCACCTCCTGAAGTATATCAATGAAAACAAGGGGCTCATTGCAGACTCTGAGTGCGTGATGTGCGGAAGTTGCTCTGTTGTTTGCAAGAAAGATGCAATAAAATATCAGTTTGTATGGAACAGGAGAAAATTTCTGAACAGAAAAAGTTAAAAGAAATTAGTCCTTACAGCCGCAAACCAGTAGCAGATAACAGATTTTAGTAGCAGATGATTTGTATACAAAGTTTATCTTCCACTAACTTAGTCTATTATTTTTCAGCACATTAAACCTTATTTAGTGGCAGGTGGCAGATAGAATTTCATTTTTTCGTTAGAGTTTGACTAATGACAAAAAAGGATGGCTAGTTAAAAGTAAACCAGGGCATCAGCTAACAAAACATTTGATACCATATAAAAAAAACGGTGCAACTTAAATACTACACCCGAATTAATTGATTCAACCAAGGTCTTATTAAATAACCAATTATAATTTATCTAAATTGTATTTTAAAATAGCATCTTGATTAGACACATAGCTTAATCTTAACGGACCAGATCCATGATACTCCCCTTTTGGGGCTGTTAATTCCCAATAACGCAGGTCAGTTGGATCTTGATACAATATATCCCATTCTCCATTTGTTGTAGCTTTCTTTATCAAATAGTTATCAGTAAGATAGTGAATCCTCATTGATGCTTTCCAAGCCTCTTCTTTTGATCCAAGAATATCCAGATCACTTTCGATAATAGTCTCATTTGGTTTGATCTCCATTTTTAATCAAAATATTTAAAATATAACGCGAAATATTCTTGCACCAAATTAAGGATATGTCACCGTCCAATTCATCTTTTCCAATTCTTCTTTGGTGAATTGATAACGCTTCATTACCTTATTGTATTTACAAATACTATCCCAAGGGGTACTGGTATAAACATTTTCATCAATAATAAAATACTGTACGAAAGGAATTGCATTAAAATCAACTTCCCAAGAAGAATTTAAAGACTTGAACTCATGAGAAGATTTATTTGCAATAAGTAATGGAGGAATAACTTTACTATCTAGTATTGTATCCGATAATTCTATTTGTATTTGCCATTTTTCCTGAACTCTAATATCATTAGTTGAATTATTGACAAAAGTAATATACCTGTGCCCTTCATCATCACCGCTACATTTTGATGATGACATAAAAATAGACATTAATAGTATTCCTATAAACCATAGATTCTTTTTCATAATTTTAATCCTTCAAATCACTGATCTTTAGTTTTTTAAACTTATTACTACCTTGATTCAATTTTATTAGATTTAAAAAAGATTCACGATTAATGATATCATTTTGCAGTTTTTCAATAAACTGTTCCCGAGTTCCATATCTTAATTTAAAAATATTAGGACCCCAATCCGAACTCACATTTATTATTTCTTTCAACGTTTCATTTATCAAGTTTAAGTCTCCAATATATAAAGCAAAATAAAATTTTGTTATATATGCATACATCTTTTCTGGAAGACTGTATGAAGTTGAAAATAAATTATTGAATACTTGCAATAAATCCTTAATTAGAACAATCTTATCAAAAGATGTTTTTATTTGATTCTTTGTACATTCAATCGCTTCTGCATTTTTAGAATCATAGTCTGAAAAAGGAATATTAAATTGTCGCCCCTTTTTATTTCTTATTTCTTGTAAAAATATAGGGCCAAGCATACACTCTTTTTCATTGTTATCCCACAGAGAATAACCAACAAAATATGGTCTATACTCCTTACCTTGGTAAGGTAAGGTAAACAACTCAATCCCAAGAACAAAAGGTCCTACAATTTTAAATAGTTTGTTAGCCTTGTAAGGCGAAAGTTCGGGATAAGCATCTAGCCAATCTTGTGAAACTTTCTTCTTGATACTTATTGGTATGCTCATAAAATTATTATTAAAGGTGCAACTTTAGTTGAAGTGTTATTAATTGGGAAAGTAATAATTGTTGCCAATATACAGTTTTTCTTTTGTCCCTGCAACTTCTTCATCCAATTACTATTATCCCACCAAATAATAACAACGTAATTCACTTGTGCTATTCTTTTTTAATACCATCTTAATCCTAGAACCATCGTCATTGTAAACAAACGAACTATCTTAAACCCTTTCAATATAATCATGCATGGCGCGTTATAAAAAAGGATGGTTAACTACAAGTAAGCCAACCACCCTTTAATCTGAAAAACCTAACCAAACA
Proteins encoded in this window:
- a CDS encoding 4Fe-4S binding protein, with translation MKKNRISSLSFLSRFFFLMLTPVFFQYFALGFIWHSIYWGAVTLVMIIWVTFLLLTPIFGRIGCGWFCFMGTAYDCVRHARKPKAEYRKTITWLRVLMLTIFFTSAFAFFYLNIQRGIINGFHFNTFRLEASFNRHYCLVWCVDVGMASLTALFTNKRWGCRNICIFGLPASYLAKYSRLVPIVDTEKCVNCGLCEADCRTGVHLLKYINENKGLIADSECVMCGSCSVVCKKDAIKYQFVWNRRKFLNRKS
- a CDS encoding Imm27 family immunity protein, encoding MEIKPNETIIESDLDILGSKEEAWKASMRIHYLTDNYLIKKATTNGEWDILYQDPTDLRYWELTAPKGEYHGSGPLRLSYVSNQDAILKYNLDKL